TTGTGATTCTGCTAAGTTAGTGGTTGACGGGCGGTTCTTGGGGAGATCTAGTGGAGCATTTGAGCAggctttaaaaaaatttgccTATATTTgaaggccaaaaaaaaatttaattaaatttgaggACCAATTTTTTAATAGGTATGTTAAAAAGGccagtttttttttagatttgtacAGGGTCCCTGAATTTATTTAGCCgataagatgatgatgaggatgatgagttCACAAACCGCTCCATCTTCTTAAGAAACGAATTGCCCTAGAAAACGGATGTGGGAGATGTACCATACCGCGTGTAACCGAAACAACCTTGATCCACCGTAGAAAATCCCACTGACACTTATTTCCGATACCagcaagaaaccaaaagagaataCAGCGACAAAACCTGATTGTAATCGAAAACAAGGGTTCATCTCATCCTTGCTGATCAAGGAAGCACCATGTAACGAAAATATAATCGTTAACTTGgtttaattatttctaaaataactACAAATTTTTGGGGGAAAAGCATCAAACTTTCTTCCTAGATATTTCTGATTTAATAAAACTCGATGTACCCGATACATTCTTGTTTTGAATACTATTCATTTCGTATCATCTGATACTGAGAATATGATATATGTTTgtatacattttggtttatttctgcatacatatatatatatatatatatatatatNNNNNNNNNNNNNNNNNNNNNNNNNNNNNNNNNNNNNNNNNNNNNNNNNNNNNNNNNNNNNNNNNNNNNNNNNNNNNNNNNNNNNNNNNNNNNNNNNNNNNNNNNNNNNNNNNNNNNNNNNNNNNNNNNNNNNNNNNNNNNNNNNNNNNNNNNNNNNNNNNNNNNNNNNNNNNNNNNNNNNNNNNNNNNNNNNNNNNNNNNNNNNNNNNNNNNNNNNNNNNNNNNNNNNNNNNNNNNNNNNNNNNNNNNNNNNNNNNNNNNNNNNNNNNNNNNNNNNNNNNNNNNNNNNNNNNNNNNNNNNNNNNNNNNNNNNNNNNNNNNNNNNNNNNNNNNNNNNNNNNNNNNNNNNNNNNNNNNNNNNNNNNNNNNNNNNNNNNNNNNNNNNNNNNNNNNNNNNNNNNNNNNNNNNNNNNNNNNNNNNNNNNNNNNNNNNNNNNNNNNNNNNNNNNNNNNNNNNNNNNNNNNNNNNNNNNNNNNNNNNNNNNNNNNNNNNNNNNNNNNNNNNNNNNNNNNNNNNNNNNNNNNNNNNNNNNTATTTTGTGACAAAGTTCTTGTACCAGGTGTAGTTTTACGTCCACATGCATGGGCCAAGGTCAGCGTCTCATGCCACCTTCACATGGTAAAGCTATTTCCAGTGTCCACATGCACAACTCTTAATTAACGAACATCACAAAATACATATGTCAACACGAACGCATGCAAATGGAAAGTACCTAGTTTAAATGTTATTGTTCGTATTTTGCCATATAATAATGTAATGATGATCAAAGGTAGTCCCGCAAAACCTTGATACGTAGCGACTCTGAATCCTACGTGTTCTCTCCACACTACACGAAAACACGGCGTTTGGGACTACCGGAATCGTCTCAAANNNNNNNNNNNNNNNNNNNNNNNNNNNNNNNNNNNNNNNNNNNNNNNNNNNNNNNNNNNNNNNNNNNNNNNNNNNNNNNNNNNNNNNNNNNNNNNNNNNNATTCAGTCACAACAAGTAGTCCCAAACGCCGTGTTTTCGTGTAGTGCCAGACACTTAAACGAAGCTTGCAGATATATTTCCAGCTGCCAACTAAGATGTTTTCGGTCATCATGTGCCCTCAAGATCCTTTACCGcttaagttttatttaatacGTAGAATTTCTTAATTGCTTGCTCCTTCAGAGTAAGGTACcactatatataacaaaaaagcAGGTGTATAGGTCGTCAACTAATTTTGCATGTTGCAAAGACAGTAAAGATGAATTCGCGATCTCTGGTAGTGTGGTTTCTTTTGTTGACGGCTGTTTTTGCGGTTACAGTGGTTGCTTCCATCGATGACAAAAGACAAGGTTAGAGTCATAACCCTTAAGTTTTTCATGCGTCTCCTCTATTGTATGTTTAACGgggtttttataaatattttaaagctGGTGAAAACCAAGTGGAGAACTCAAAGTCGCCATGCAAGTACGGGAATTGTGAACAGGTTGAAGAGATTCCTTTCGTAGAAGCAGGTGAGGTccttggtggagaagaagaagaatccaaatATAGCCAAGGAGGTAGAGGTGGCCAAGGTGGTGGAAGTGGCCATGGAGGACACCAAGGTGGTGGAAGTGGCCAAGGAGGGTATaaaggcggtggtggtggtcaaGGAGGAGGTGGCCAAGGAGGACAAAAGGGCGGAGGTGGTCAAGGAGGAGGTGGCCAAGGAGGACAGAAGGGCGGAGGTGGTCAAGGAGGAGGTGGCCAAGGAGGACAGAAGGGCGGAGGTGGTCAAGGAGGAGGTGGCCAAGGAGGACAAACGGGCGGAGGTGGCCAAGGAGGACAAAAGGGCGGAGGTGGCCAAGGAGGAGGCGGCCAAGGAGGACAAAAGGGCGGAGGTGGCCAAGGAGGACAAAAGGGCGGAGGTGGCCAAGGAGGACAAAAGGGTGGAGGCGGCCAAGGAGGAGGCGGCCAAGGAGGACAAAAGGGCGGTGGAGGCGGCCAAGGAGGACAAAAAGGCGGTGGAGGCGGCCAAGGAGGACAAAAAGGCGGTGGAGGCGGCCAAGGAGGGCACAAAGGTGGTAGTGGCGGCCAAGGCGGGTACGGAGGTGGTGGCCAAGGAGGGCACaaaggtggtggtggaggtggtggcCAAGGAGGGCACaaaggtggtggtggaggtggtggcCAAGGAGGACACAAAGGTGGAGGTGGTGGCCAAGGAGGACAAaaaggaggtggtggtggacaAGGAGGCAGTGGGGGTGGCCAAGGAGGACAcaaaggtggtggtggtggacaaGGAGGCAGTGGGGGTGGCCAAGGAGGATACAAAGGTGGCGGAGGTGGTAGCGGACGAGGAGGAAGTGGAGGCGGTAGTGGCCGTGGAGGAGGTGGAGGCGGTGGGGGGATGTAGGGTATCTCTGCCTATAAGTAGcaagtttctatttttaatgtCAAGTGTGTTTACGTATACAGAACTATAATAAAGCTATATGTAATCGAATGAATCACACCACTTCGCCGAATGTTTATAGCCTTCGGTGTTATAAAAGTTCTATGTTTGTTATCGTTGCAAGGCTCTGAAtatgattttaagaaaaagaatacaacaagCAAATTAACAAAAGCATGAACAATGCCAAGgacttttaattaattgaagAAAACTCAAAGGAAGCTAACTACTGTTCCAAATATACGTTAAGCTGAAATCAGAAAAACAGATAATATTATAGATTGGAGGCATGGAGCAACGAGTTAGGAATTAGATATTCCAGAAAAAGCTTTTCGGCAGTAAGTTTTTCGGCTTCAAGGGTTGGCCCCCAAAAAATATGTGGTCGCGGCTAAAAACTTCTGAACTTGAAGATCTCATAGTCACGACGACTGGCTACATAAGGTGCCAATTTCCAACCAATTTTCGTAATAGATTGGTCCACGTTCATGGTAAGTCACTCAAGTGCTCAtctcattttgattttgattttttttttttttttttttttttttNTTTGAAGTATAATTCATCCAAAACTGGGAAAGGAACTAGTTCATCTTCattagaattttatatttaaagttgactaaaattttttttatattattatagtcattccaaaaatcttaattagATCAATAATTAGTGgatttttttcaaacttaaaaatGATGTATGTTAATAAAGAATTAGAGAGTAGAATAACATTGCATTGcataataaattttaactaTTTTGATTCAGCgtaaaacaaaagtttcttttgtatgttttttttgtaaaacataattAGTTGTTTTCAACGcatatatcccctatatattaataaaaaaatatttttaagaaaatgctgatgtgtcgtcgctaGAAAGCTCGAGACACCAATGAATTCATTACTctcatttttatggatatttacacataattactattgaatgattaaggaatattcctttttaattaattaagaaaatcatacattttaattttaaaatatactttaatcatttttataacatatttaattatcctctatatattaatagagaagcacactcttgaaaaaactgatgtgtcgcCTCTAAAGAGCTCGGTgaactttttaacaaaataagcttatattttctacttaattacattaacataccattttaatttttaaaaaaataattaactgaataataattagatatgtcatcatttctcacacaaatttaaatatcacatattaaaacttattaaataattaaatattattttaaggcaaaatttcactaaaatttacttacaaatatacaagtcaaaattaaaatcaatataagtaaaatatttttaaaaaagctataaaaacaaatcaattaatataaagttaataaaaataaagaacatataacttattaacataatcatataaaaaccaaatgttattttttatgttagtattattactatgataa
The Camelina sativa cultivar DH55 chromosome 15, Cs, whole genome shotgun sequence DNA segment above includes these coding regions:
- the LOC104747204 gene encoding glycine-rich cell wall structural protein 1.8-like isoform X1, translated to MNSRSLVVWFLLLTAVFAVTVVASIDDKRQAGENQVENSKSPCKYGNCEQVEEIPFVEAGEVLGGEEEESKYSQGGRGGQGGGSGHGGHQGGGSGQGGYKGGGGGQGGGGQGGQKGGGGQGGGGQGGQKGGGGQGGGGQGGQKGGGGQGGGGQGGQTGGGGQGGQKGGGGQGGGGQGGQKGGGGQGGQKGGGGQGGQKGGGGQGGGGQGGQKGGGGGQGGQKGGGGGQGGQKGGGGGQGGHKGGSGGQGGYGGGGQGGHKGGGGGGGQGGHKGGGGGGGQGGHKGGGGGQGGQKGGGGGQGGSGGGQGGHKGGGGGQGGSGGGQGGYKGGGGGSGRGGSGGGSGRGGGGGGGGM
- the LOC104747204 gene encoding glycine-rich cell wall structural protein 1.0-like isoform X4, with the protein product MNSRSLVVWFLLLTAVFAVTVVASIDDKRQAGENQVENSKSPCKYGNCEQVEEIPFVEAGEVLGGEEEESKYSQGGRGGQGGGSGHGGHQGGGSGQGGYKGGGGGQGGGGQGGQKGGGGQGGGGQGGQKGGGGQGGQKGGGGQGGQKGGGGQGGGGQGGQKGGGGGQGGQKGGGGGQGGQKGGGGGQGGHKGGSGGQGGYGGGGQGGHKGGGGGGGQGGHKGGGGGGGQGGHKGGGGGQGGQKGGGGGQGGSGGGQGGHKGGGGGQGGSGGGQGGYKGGGGGSGRGGSGGGSGRGGGGGGGGM
- the LOC104747204 gene encoding glycine-rich cell wall structural protein 1.0-like isoform X3; the encoded protein is MNSRSLVVWFLLLTAVFAVTVVASIDDKRQAGENQVENSKSPCKYGNCEQVEEIPFVEAGEVLGGEEEESKYSQGGRGGQGGGSGHGGHQGGGSGQGGYKGGGGGQGGGGQGGQKGGGGQGGQKGGGGQGGGGQGGQKGGGGQGGQKGGGGQGGQKGGGGQGGGGQGGQKGGGGGQGGQKGGGGGQGGQKGGGGGQGGHKGGSGGQGGYGGGGQGGHKGGGGGGGQGGHKGGGGGGGQGGHKGGGGGQGGQKGGGGGQGGSGGGQGGHKGGGGGQGGSGGGQGGYKGGGGGSGRGGSGGGSGRGGGGGGGGM
- the LOC104747204 gene encoding glycine-rich cell wall structural protein 1-like isoform X2, producing MNSRSLVVWFLLLTAVFAVTVVASIDDKRQAGENQVENSKSPCKYGNCEQVEEIPFVEAGEVLGGEEEESKYSQGGRGGQGGGSGHGGHQGGGSGQGGYKGGGGGQGGGGQGGQKGGGGQGGGGQGGQKGGGGQGGGGQGGQKGGGGQGGGGQGGQTGGGGQGGQKGGGGQGGGGQGGQKGGGGGQGGQKGGGGGQGGQKGGGGGQGGQKGGGGGQGGHKGGSGGQGGYGGGGQGGHKGGGGGGGQGGHKGGGGGGGQGGHKGGGGGQGGQKGGGGGQGGSGGGQGGHKGGGGGQGGSGGGQGGYKGGGGGSGRGGSGGGSGRGGGGGGGGM